A stretch of Shewanella dokdonensis DNA encodes these proteins:
- the ispH gene encoding 4-hydroxy-3-methylbut-2-enyl diphosphate reductase: MNILLANPRGFCAGVDRAISIVERALELFSPPIYVRHEVVHNRYVVEDLKRRGAVFVDELEQVPDNSIVIFSAHGVSQAVRGEAKQRGLKVFDATCPLVTKVHLQVTRASRKGVECILVGHAGHPEVEGTMGQYDNPEGGVYLVESLDDVAQLQVKNPENLCFVTQTTLSVDDTMDIIAALQQRFPCIEGPRKDDICYATQNRQDAVRKMASDVELLIVVGSRNSSNSNRLRELAEKSGTRAYLLDNAEDIDAAWFNGVHKVAVTAGASAPEVLVQQVVEAIATLAPSVVTEVEGRQEDTVFAVPAELR, translated from the coding sequence CTGAATATTCTATTAGCTAACCCTCGAGGTTTTTGTGCGGGGGTTGACCGTGCTATCAGCATCGTAGAACGGGCACTGGAGCTGTTTTCGCCACCTATTTATGTGCGCCACGAAGTGGTACATAACCGCTATGTGGTTGAGGATCTAAAACGCCGTGGCGCGGTGTTTGTCGATGAACTGGAACAGGTGCCAGATAACAGCATAGTGATTTTCAGTGCTCATGGTGTGTCACAAGCGGTACGTGGTGAAGCCAAACAGCGTGGTCTGAAAGTTTTTGATGCTACCTGTCCGCTGGTGACCAAGGTGCATTTGCAGGTCACTCGTGCCAGCCGTAAAGGGGTGGAATGTATTCTGGTGGGGCACGCCGGGCATCCCGAAGTGGAAGGCACCATGGGCCAGTACGATAATCCTGAAGGCGGTGTATATCTGGTTGAGTCACTGGACGACGTGGCACAGCTACAGGTTAAAAACCCAGAAAATCTGTGTTTCGTCACCCAAACCACGCTGTCGGTGGATGACACCATGGATATTATCGCCGCGTTACAGCAGCGTTTTCCTTGTATTGAAGGCCCACGTAAGGACGATATCTGTTATGCCACGCAAAACCGTCAGGATGCGGTGCGAAAGATGGCCTCGGACGTGGAATTACTGATAGTTGTGGGTTCGCGTAACAGCTCTAATTCAAACCGCTTGCGAGAGCTGGCCGAGAAATCCGGTACGCGCGCTTACTTGCTGGACAATGCCGAAGATATCGATGCCGCTTGGTTTAATGGCGTGCATAAAGTGGCGGTGACCGCTGGTGCTTCTGCGCCTGAAGTGTTGGTGCAGCAAGTGGTAGAAGCCATTGCCACGTTAGCACCAAGTGTGGTGACCGAAGTAGAAGGGCGTCAGGAAGATACCGTATTTGCCGTGCCTGCGGAACTACGTTGA
- the fkpB gene encoding FKBP-type peptidyl-prolyl cis-trans isomerase, whose translation MSEIHSLLCHMVILLDDGSTAENTRANNKPVRLNIGDDSLSPAFEAALSGLHAGDKHSFTLSAVDAFGEVNPDNIYYLDRTRFPADMVLEPGVIVGFAAANGAEIPGIVREVAGDSVTVDMNHPLAGQTLTFQLEVLQELDDE comes from the coding sequence ATGTCTGAGATCCATTCTCTGTTGTGTCATATGGTGATCTTACTGGATGATGGCTCCACCGCTGAAAATACCCGAGCCAACAATAAACCGGTGCGACTGAATATAGGTGATGACAGCCTAAGCCCAGCGTTTGAGGCGGCATTAAGCGGGCTTCACGCCGGTGACAAACACAGTTTTACGCTGTCGGCGGTAGATGCTTTTGGCGAGGTAAACCCAGATAACATCTATTATCTGGATCGTACCCGTTTCCCGGCCGATATGGTGTTGGAACCTGGCGTCATTGTTGGGTTTGCCGCCGCCAATGGCGCTGAAATCCCGGGGATAGTCCGTGAAGTAGCCGGTGATTCTGTGACTGTGGATATGAACCATCCGTTGGCGGGACAGACGCTGACATTCCAGTTGGAAGTGTTGCAGGAGCTTGACGATGAATGA
- the yaaA gene encoding peroxide stress protein YaaA, with the protein MLILISPAKTLDFEQPAMVSDYTQPEYLAYSEQLMSVCRELSPSQIASLMKVSDKIAGLNAARFAQWRPPFSTANAKQALYAFRGDVYTGLDADSMPASVVQAAQQHLRILSGLYGLLKPLDLMQPYRLEMGIPLVTAKGTNLYQFWGDVITDGINQALAQQGDDLVINLASNEYFKAVRPTRLTGRLISPVFKDAKNGQFKIISFYAKKARGMMARYLLEKKVTTLAELQQFNVAGYYYSEAQSTADSPVFLREES; encoded by the coding sequence ATGCTTATTCTGATTTCTCCTGCTAAGACCCTGGATTTTGAACAGCCAGCCATGGTCTCTGATTACACTCAACCGGAATATCTGGCATACAGCGAGCAACTCATGTCGGTGTGTCGTGAGTTGTCTCCGTCTCAGATCGCCTCCCTCATGAAGGTCAGTGATAAAATTGCTGGGCTAAATGCCGCCCGCTTTGCCCAATGGCGGCCACCGTTTTCTACCGCCAATGCCAAACAGGCACTGTATGCTTTTCGTGGTGATGTTTATACCGGGCTGGATGCTGATTCGATGCCCGCAAGTGTCGTGCAGGCAGCTCAGCAACATCTGCGCATTTTGTCAGGGTTATATGGGTTATTAAAGCCGCTTGATCTGATGCAGCCTTACCGTTTGGAAATGGGGATCCCATTAGTAACAGCTAAAGGTACAAATCTTTACCAGTTCTGGGGCGATGTGATTACTGATGGTATCAACCAGGCACTCGCGCAGCAGGGCGATGATTTGGTCATCAATCTGGCCTCCAATGAATATTTTAAAGCGGTGCGACCAACAAGGTTAACGGGGCGTTTAATCTCTCCAGTATTTAAAGATGCTAAAAATGGTCAGTTTAAAATTATCAGCTTCTATGCCAAGAAAGCGCGAGGCATGATGGCGCGGTATCTGCTTGAGAAAAAGGTTACTACCTTGGCGGAATTGCAGCAGTTCAATGTGGCGGGTTATTACTACAGTGAAGCCCAATCGACGGCGGATAGTCCAGTATTTTTGCGCGAAGAGTCTTAA
- the lspA gene encoding signal peptidase II, with protein sequence MPANWKQSGLRWYWIVVLAFLADQLSKQWILANFDLYESVKLLPIFNLTYVRNYGAAFSFLHDAGGWQRWMFTVVAVGFSVVLTLWLRRLPAEKRLLSVAYTLVIGGALGNLVDRLVHGFVVDFLDFYWNSSHYPAFNIADSAICVGAFLIVWEAFFGDKAEQPAKRKE encoded by the coding sequence ATGCCTGCTAACTGGAAACAGAGCGGCCTGCGCTGGTATTGGATAGTGGTGTTGGCGTTTTTGGCCGACCAGCTATCCAAACAGTGGATCCTGGCCAATTTTGATTTGTATGAATCGGTAAAACTGTTGCCGATTTTCAATTTGACCTATGTGCGTAACTATGGCGCTGCGTTCAGCTTTTTACATGATGCCGGAGGCTGGCAGCGCTGGATGTTTACCGTGGTAGCCGTTGGCTTCAGCGTGGTGTTAACCCTCTGGTTGCGGCGCTTACCGGCAGAGAAACGGCTGTTGTCGGTGGCTTATACCTTGGTGATTGGTGGCGCACTAGGCAATCTGGTGGATCGTCTGGTGCATGGCTTTGTGGTGGATTTTCTGGATTTTTACTGGAACAGCAGCCACTATCCAGCATTCAATATCGCCGATTCCGCTATTTGTGTCGGAGCTTTCCTGATTGTGTGGGAAGCCTTTTTTGGTGATAAGGCCGAACAACCAGCCAAGCGTAAGGAATGA
- a CDS encoding OmpA family protein: MMNAKLTALLLVSALPFAAAATEQELTPWYVGAGVGVNNYEPNCDQKTMKTCGEDDPYAWDIFGGYMFNDYFGVELGYRNLGRAEWTDYANVKNDAGARGATLGLVGFWPFAKDWALSAEAGAMNYLISNKQQDGAHYYSDSGVAPYFGLGIGYNLTENLKLQAKYRRYENLDEDKWNTLDMESNYWGLELSYRFGYSKPAPAAQPAPEPVVAAAPVDSDHDGVTDDQDQCPNTPADHKVDAKGCSIYVEKLETLKIAAQFDNNSSVVKPASMADIEKVASFMNKYPKADLEISGHASLPGKASYNLWLSQKRADAVAKILVDKYGIAATRITAKGYGETQPLMQGSSAEANEVNRRIEAHMSFKDKQPLLK, encoded by the coding sequence ATGATGAACGCAAAATTAACTGCTTTGTTACTGGTATCAGCATTACCATTTGCTGCTGCCGCAACAGAACAGGAACTGACCCCTTGGTACGTAGGTGCCGGAGTCGGTGTCAATAACTACGAACCCAACTGCGACCAAAAAACCATGAAAACCTGTGGTGAAGATGACCCATACGCTTGGGATATCTTCGGTGGCTACATGTTTAACGATTATTTTGGTGTAGAACTGGGTTATCGTAATCTGGGGCGCGCTGAATGGACTGACTATGCTAACGTCAAAAATGATGCGGGTGCCCGTGGTGCAACCTTAGGTCTGGTAGGTTTCTGGCCATTCGCCAAAGATTGGGCGCTGTCTGCTGAAGCTGGTGCCATGAACTATCTGATTTCCAACAAACAACAGGATGGTGCTCATTACTACAGCGACAGCGGTGTTGCACCTTACTTCGGTTTGGGGATTGGCTACAACCTGACAGAAAACCTCAAACTGCAGGCAAAATATCGTCGTTATGAAAATCTCGACGAAGACAAATGGAACACCCTCGATATGGAAAGCAACTACTGGGGGTTAGAACTGAGCTATCGTTTTGGTTACAGCAAACCAGCACCAGCAGCACAACCAGCACCAGAACCTGTAGTGGCAGCTGCGCCTGTGGATAGTGATCATGATGGTGTTACTGATGATCAGGATCAGTGTCCAAACACTCCAGCCGACCATAAAGTAGACGCCAAGGGCTGTTCTATCTACGTGGAAAAACTGGAAACATTGAAGATTGCCGCACAGTTTGATAACAACTCTTCCGTGGTTAAACCAGCGTCCATGGCTGACATCGAGAAAGTCGCCAGCTTTATGAATAAGTACCCGAAAGCCGATTTGGAAATCTCTGGTCACGCCTCACTGCCAGGTAAAGCCAGTTACAACCTGTGGTTGTCTCAGAAACGCGCTGACGCGGTAGCGAAGATCCTGGTAGACAAATATGGTATTGCCGCTACTCGTATTACCGCCAAGGGTTATGGCGAAACTCAGCCACTGATGCAAGGCTCTTCAGCAGAAGCCAATGAAGTTAACCGTCGCATTGAAGCTCACATGAGCTTTAAAGACAAACAGCCATTGCTGAAATAA
- a CDS encoding DUF554 domain-containing protein: MMLGPIINSCAIIVGGLLGAGLAKFIPKRLQQGLPATFALASVAIGVTMIIKEHNLPVVVLSLIFGTALGELLYFEAGVSKGAAFIQQKMNRFLPMPRGLGKSEFSQQFTALIVLFGASGLGVIGAMTEGLNGDYKLLLVKSMMDLVTAMIFAIGLGPGIIMIAVVQFTVQASLFLLAKPILPYMDAVTYANFSAVGGIIMLAIGLRIAKIMNFAVVNFLPALFLVLPLSHLWRHFFPD, encoded by the coding sequence ATGATGCTAGGTCCTATCATCAATAGTTGCGCCATTATTGTGGGCGGTTTGCTTGGCGCCGGACTGGCAAAATTTATTCCGAAGCGATTACAGCAAGGTCTACCAGCAACCTTTGCATTGGCGTCGGTCGCAATCGGCGTCACTATGATTATCAAGGAGCATAATCTGCCCGTGGTGGTGTTATCGCTGATTTTTGGCACCGCGCTGGGTGAATTACTGTATTTTGAGGCTGGCGTCAGTAAAGGTGCGGCGTTTATACAACAGAAAATGAATCGGTTTTTGCCGATGCCCAGAGGTTTGGGAAAGTCCGAATTTTCACAACAATTTACGGCACTAATCGTCTTATTTGGTGCCAGTGGCCTTGGGGTCATTGGGGCGATGACCGAAGGGTTGAACGGTGATTATAAACTGTTACTGGTGAAATCCATGATGGATCTGGTAACTGCCATGATTTTTGCTATTGGTCTTGGCCCGGGGATCATCATGATCGCTGTGGTGCAGTTTACGGTGCAGGCGTCTTTATTCTTGCTTGCTAAACCTATTTTGCCCTATATGGATGCCGTGACCTATGCAAATTTTTCGGCGGTCGGCGGCATTATTATGCTGGCGATTGGTTTACGCATTGCCAAAATTATGAATTTTGCGGTGGTCAATTTTCTGCCAGCGCTGTTTCTGGTATTGCCTTTATCCCATTTATGGCGGCACTTTTTCCCTGATTAA
- a CDS encoding alanine/glycine:cation symporter family protein, which produces MVETIVDFLNSLLWGKLLVYALVGTGLYFSVRLLFIQITHLGHSAKIMVTSRQGCDSGLSSFQVFCTSMAARVGAGNMAGVAVAISTAGPGAVFWMWIIALLGMATAMVESTLAQVYKVRDKDGQFRGGPSYYMERGLGQRWMGILFAVFLIISFGLVFNAVQANTITGALTEVFGWQPAWIGVLLVVGSALVIMGGLRKVARVSEIIVPVMALAYIAIALVVVAMNISQLPAILLMVVKSAFGWQEVAAGGVAYTASQALQAGIARGLFSNEAGMGSAANVAASASPTPNHPASQGFVQMVGVFMDTIVICSATAAIILLSGEWGNASSDDGIQLTINALTHHVGSWGGWFVAGSILLFCFTSIIANYSYAETNVLFLTGNSRKAVMLFKLIVLAMVMFGSVAKISLVWNMADLSMGLMALVNILALVLLSGVAMRVISDYREQLSAGISPVFDKRKFPDLQAQIASDIWNGESVEVTDNAKVAPANT; this is translated from the coding sequence ATGGTTGAAACAATTGTCGATTTCTTGAATTCCCTGTTATGGGGCAAGCTATTAGTTTACGCGTTGGTGGGTACCGGTCTGTATTTTTCTGTCAGGCTATTATTCATTCAAATTACGCATCTGGGGCATTCCGCCAAAATCATGGTGACCAGCCGGCAAGGCTGTGACAGTGGGTTATCTTCATTCCAGGTGTTTTGTACCAGCATGGCGGCAAGAGTTGGTGCTGGCAATATGGCGGGGGTTGCTGTTGCAATCAGCACTGCCGGCCCCGGTGCCGTCTTCTGGATGTGGATCATTGCTTTGCTTGGAATGGCCACCGCGATGGTGGAGTCCACCTTAGCCCAAGTCTATAAGGTTAGAGATAAAGACGGGCAGTTCCGCGGCGGGCCCTCCTATTATATGGAGCGAGGATTGGGGCAGCGCTGGATGGGAATCCTGTTTGCCGTGTTTCTTATCATTTCATTCGGCCTGGTATTTAATGCGGTACAGGCCAATACCATCACTGGCGCATTAACGGAAGTGTTTGGTTGGCAGCCGGCATGGATAGGCGTATTGCTGGTTGTGGGCAGTGCGCTGGTGATCATGGGCGGGCTGCGTAAAGTCGCGCGCGTTTCGGAAATTATTGTTCCGGTGATGGCGCTGGCTTATATCGCTATCGCCTTGGTGGTGGTGGCCATGAATATCAGTCAGCTACCTGCAATTTTGCTGATGGTTGTTAAAAGCGCGTTTGGTTGGCAGGAAGTGGCCGCCGGAGGCGTGGCCTACACGGCATCACAGGCGTTACAAGCCGGGATCGCTCGAGGATTATTCTCTAATGAAGCGGGCATGGGCAGTGCTGCTAATGTTGCTGCGAGTGCTTCTCCCACACCAAACCATCCGGCATCGCAGGGATTTGTACAGATGGTGGGGGTGTTTATGGATACCATAGTTATCTGTAGCGCTACCGCGGCGATTATTCTGCTTTCTGGAGAATGGGGTAATGCTTCGTCTGACGATGGTATTCAACTGACCATTAATGCGTTAACACACCACGTTGGCTCTTGGGGCGGCTGGTTCGTGGCTGGGTCTATTTTGTTGTTCTGCTTTACCTCCATTATTGCCAATTATTCTTATGCAGAAACCAATGTGCTGTTTCTTACTGGCAACAGCAGGAAAGCTGTCATGTTATTTAAACTGATAGTGCTGGCGATGGTGATGTTTGGCTCTGTGGCAAAAATTTCGCTGGTATGGAACATGGCTGACTTGTCAATGGGGTTGATGGCGCTGGTCAATATTTTGGCATTGGTGCTGTTATCCGGCGTTGCCATGCGAGTGATCAGTGATTATCGGGAGCAGTTAAGTGCTGGCATCAGCCCGGTATTTGATAAACGTAAGTTCCCGGATTTACAGGCGCAGATAGCGAGTGATATTTGGAATGGAGAATCTGTGGAAGTAACTGATAACGCGAAGGTTGCTCCGGCCAATACCTGA
- a CDS encoding DUF3545 family protein — MDQLDYGSALDQVEERPGRSRNSKKRKWREIEALKEKHRLMRELKEIDSSFDADLDTLLI; from the coding sequence ATGGATCAATTAGATTATGGTAGTGCGCTTGACCAAGTGGAAGAAAGACCCGGCCGTTCTCGCAACTCCAAGAAACGTAAGTGGCGAGAAATCGAAGCGTTAAAGGAAAAACATCGCTTGATGCGAGAGCTTAAGGAAATTGACAGCAGCTTTGATGCAGATTTGGACACGCTCCTGATTTAG
- a CDS encoding lipid II flippase MurJ, whose translation MRSGLIVSVMTLISRILGLVRDVVVANLMGAGVSADVFFFANKIPNFLRRLFAEGAFAQAFVPVLTEYQETKSDEAVRQLLAKVAGTLGAGHRSDLYWDLGLSGTDGVIWRGLVCCLAES comes from the coding sequence GTGCGTTCGGGTCTAATTGTCAGTGTGATGACCCTGATTTCGCGTATTCTGGGATTAGTCCGGGATGTTGTCGTTGCCAACCTGATGGGCGCTGGCGTTAGCGCAGATGTTTTCTTCTTTGCCAATAAAATTCCTAATTTCCTGAGGCGTCTGTTTGCTGAGGGGGCGTTTGCTCAGGCATTTGTACCGGTATTGACTGAATATCAGGAAACTAAATCTGATGAAGCGGTGCGGCAGCTACTGGCAAAAGTGGCTGGAACTTTGGGGGCTGGTCACCGTAGTGACCTTTATTGGGATCTTGGCCTCTCCGGTACTGACGGCGTTATTTGGCGCGGGCTGGTTTGTTGCTTGGCTGAATCATGA